One stretch of Streptomyces hygroscopicus DNA includes these proteins:
- a CDS encoding membrane protein: MNTHGPRRVFGPRPPLPGRPARGPNPLRRRTDRIQTWCTVLFVLILAVGLPAASISAGYAAHASQMRVVAAETSARHQITARLAEAPPGADHSDVREPRQARVRWVADDGERHTGTATVSGGGSGGEVRVWVNREGALAQAPSSPATARTMGWFTGCVTAAAVAGVAFTGRARVRRALDRRRYARWEAEWKVVEPAWSGRNRR; the protein is encoded by the coding sequence ATGAACACCCACGGACCGCGACGCGTATTCGGGCCGCGTCCGCCCCTGCCCGGGCGTCCGGCCAGGGGTCCCAATCCGCTGCGCCGCCGGACCGACCGGATCCAGACCTGGTGCACCGTGCTGTTCGTGCTGATCCTCGCGGTCGGGCTGCCGGCCGCCTCGATCAGCGCGGGGTACGCGGCGCACGCCTCCCAGATGCGCGTCGTGGCCGCCGAGACCTCGGCGCGGCACCAGATCACCGCGCGGCTCGCCGAGGCCCCGCCCGGAGCGGACCACTCCGATGTGCGGGAGCCGCGGCAGGCGCGGGTGCGCTGGGTCGCCGATGACGGTGAGCGCCATACGGGCACCGCCACGGTGTCGGGCGGCGGCTCGGGGGGCGAGGTGCGGGTCTGGGTGAACCGCGAGGGCGCTCTGGCGCAGGCGCCCTCCTCCCCGGCGACCGCGCGGACCATGGGCTGGTTCACCGGCTGTGTCACCGCCGCGGCGGTGGCCGGGGTCGCGTTCACGGGGCGGGCCCGGGTCCGGCGGGCCCTGGACCGCAGGCGGTACGCGCGATGGGAGGCAGAGTGGAAGGTGGTGGAACCCGCGTGGTCCGGCCGGAACCGCCGCTGA